One window of Nocardia sp. NBC_00508 genomic DNA carries:
- a CDS encoding family 2B encapsulin nanocompartment shell protein, which produces MTIEMPLQTENNARKSLSTSTAGLLAHTTKSEPQMQGISSRWLTRALPWTQVSGGVYRVNRRLTHTLGNGEVEFVIDGSTASVIPLELRELPPLRDFGDEEVLHALARRFEQRDLEPGTVVAEFGNPMDQVLLIVHGKLSKIGSGEYGEQTKLGILAGGDFFGDAMLTDSSAIWPVTVKTVTRTTMLVLPRQSLTELLDNAPTLREQLSSVATAPTRPQNNKGEADIEVASGHAGEPLLAGTFVDYDASPREYELSLAQSVLRVHTRVADLFNDPMNQVEQQLRLTIEALYERREHDLVNNPDFGLLHNCDLKQRIATESGPPTPDDMDELLSMRRSTKLLLAHPKAIAAFGRECSKRGLYPDPVEVDGHRVPAWRGVPILPCGKIPVSDTQTTSILAMRTGEKDQGVIALHQTGIPDEYEPSLNVRFKGIDDQSIISYLVSCYYSAAVLVPDALGVLDNVLVARQAD; this is translated from the coding sequence ATGACCATAGAAATGCCGCTCCAAACAGAAAACAACGCGCGCAAGAGCCTCAGTACCAGCACGGCTGGGCTGCTCGCGCACACCACCAAATCCGAGCCGCAGATGCAGGGCATCAGCTCGCGCTGGCTCACACGCGCGCTGCCATGGACACAGGTCAGCGGCGGTGTGTACCGGGTGAATCGCCGCCTGACCCATACCCTGGGCAACGGTGAGGTGGAATTCGTCATCGACGGCTCCACCGCGAGCGTCATCCCCCTGGAACTGCGCGAGCTGCCGCCGCTGCGCGATTTCGGTGACGAGGAAGTACTGCATGCCCTCGCACGGCGTTTCGAACAGCGCGATCTCGAACCGGGAACTGTCGTAGCGGAATTCGGAAATCCGATGGATCAGGTCTTGCTGATCGTGCACGGCAAACTGAGCAAGATCGGGTCGGGCGAGTACGGCGAGCAGACCAAGCTCGGCATATTGGCGGGCGGTGATTTCTTCGGCGACGCCATGCTCACCGACTCCTCGGCGATCTGGCCGGTCACCGTCAAGACCGTCACCAGGACGACCATGCTGGTTCTCCCCCGGCAATCGCTGACCGAGCTGCTCGACAACGCTCCGACGCTGCGTGAGCAACTTTCCAGCGTCGCCACCGCGCCCACCCGCCCGCAGAACAACAAGGGCGAGGCCGACATCGAGGTCGCCTCGGGTCATGCCGGCGAGCCGCTGCTCGCGGGCACCTTCGTCGACTACGACGCCTCCCCGCGCGAATACGAGCTCAGCCTCGCCCAGAGCGTGCTGCGCGTGCACACCAGGGTCGCCGATCTGTTCAACGACCCGATGAACCAGGTCGAGCAGCAGCTGCGGCTGACCATCGAGGCGCTCTACGAACGGCGTGAGCACGATCTGGTCAACAACCCCGATTTCGGTCTGCTGCACAATTGCGACCTGAAGCAGCGCATCGCCACCGAATCCGGTCCGCCCACGCCGGACGACATGGATGAACTGCTCAGCATGCGCCGCAGCACGAAACTCCTTCTCGCCCATCCGAAAGCGATCGCCGCGTTCGGACGCGAATGCAGCAAGCGCGGGCTCTACCCGGACCCGGTCGAGGTGGATGGGCACCGGGTGCCCGCGTGGCGCGGCGTGCCGATCCTCCCGTGCGGCAAGATCCCGGTCAGCGACACCCAGACCACCTCGATCCTGGCCATGCGCACCGGCGAGAAGGACCAGGGCGTGATCGCCCTGCACCAGACCGGCATCCCGGACGAGTACGAGCCGAGCCTGAACGTGCGCTTCAAGGGCATCGACGACCAGTCGATCATCTCCTACCTGGTCAGCTGTTACTACTCGGCGGCCGTGCTGGTGCCGGACGCGCTCGGCGTGCTCGACAACGTCCTGGTCGCCCGGCAAGCGGACTGA
- a CDS encoding class I SAM-dependent methyltransferase: protein MRTSLIYRNGTVYEVLMRGLYGRHYTARYRAIAELVPAGASVVDLCCGPATLYTRYLRRESVDYTGLDLNERFVARVIEAGGQGKVWNLHSDEPLPAADYVIMQASLYHFLPEPGPVIDRMLAAATAQVIVAEPVRNLATSDNPVLATIGKRFTDAGDGEQAHRFTERTLDEFFAAYGPRVVRQSLIAGGREKLYVLTA, encoded by the coding sequence GTGAGAACGAGCCTCATTTACCGCAACGGGACCGTCTACGAGGTGCTGATGCGCGGGTTGTACGGCAGGCACTACACGGCTCGGTATCGCGCCATCGCGGAACTCGTCCCGGCGGGGGCGAGCGTGGTCGACCTGTGCTGTGGACCCGCGACGCTCTACACCCGCTACCTGCGCCGGGAATCGGTCGACTACACCGGACTCGACCTGAACGAGCGCTTCGTCGCGCGGGTGATCGAGGCGGGCGGGCAGGGCAAGGTGTGGAACCTGCATTCCGACGAGCCGCTCCCCGCCGCCGACTACGTGATCATGCAGGCCAGCCTCTACCACTTCCTCCCCGAGCCGGGGCCGGTGATCGATCGGATGCTCGCGGCGGCGACCGCGCAGGTGATCGTCGCCGAGCCGGTCCGCAACCTGGCGACCAGCGACAATCCGGTGCTCGCCACCATCGGCAAGCGGTTCACCGACGCGGGCGACGGCGAACAGGCGCACCGCTTCACCGAGCGGACACTGGACGAGTTCTTCGCGGCCTACGGGCCTCGGGTGGTGCGGCAATCCCTGATCGCGGGCGGCAGGGAGAAGCTCTACGTGCTCACCGCGTGA
- a CDS encoding GtrA family protein produces MTANARPAAAANSSAAAADEPPAGLLARVVRRQEVAFALVGVCNTLLGIGLTVAWLAVLGDAWPPAVSVVLAYCLGIVIAFILHRTLVFRVRGRVLRDFAGFVVVNSGGLLMNTVLLSLAVAVLHLPRIPSAVVVMGLVAVASFFGHRYISFRRRPEARSSGVAG; encoded by the coding sequence GTGACGGCGAACGCACGTCCCGCCGCCGCTGCGAACTCGAGCGCGGCGGCGGCCGATGAGCCTCCTGCGGGACTGCTGGCGCGTGTCGTGCGCCGGCAGGAGGTTGCGTTTGCCCTGGTGGGCGTGTGCAACACCCTGCTGGGTATCGGCTTGACCGTGGCGTGGCTCGCCGTGCTGGGTGACGCGTGGCCACCCGCCGTCTCGGTCGTGCTGGCCTATTGCCTCGGCATCGTCATCGCTTTCATCCTGCACCGGACCCTGGTGTTCCGCGTGCGTGGCCGTGTGCTGCGCGATTTCGCCGGGTTCGTGGTGGTGAATTCCGGTGGGCTGCTGATGAATACGGTGCTGCTCTCGCTGGCGGTCGCGGTACTGCACCTGCCGCGGATCCCGTCCGCGGTGGTGGTGATGGGCCTGGTCGCGGTCGCCAGTTTCTTCGGCCACCGCTACATCTCGTTCCGCCGTCGCCCGGAGGCGCGGTCCTCTGGAGTGGCGGGCTAG
- the rffA gene encoding dTDP-4-amino-4,6-dideoxygalactose transaminase, with protein sequence MNTDRVIFSRPFRARRELANLEAVLASDHSHGDGQFTASATAKLKTITGAPHALLTTSCTSALEMSGLLLELGPDDEVIVPSFAFTSTATAMALRGATCVFADIDPATGNLDPAAVAAVISERTKAVVVIHYGGVAADMAGLLELANTHGFAVVEDNAHGLGGTWRGRLLGTIGTMGTLSFHDTKNVHCGEGGALLLTDEILMARAEIIREKGTDRARFLRGAVDKYSWQDIGSSYLPSELNAAVLDAQLDEFDTIQAGRHRVWDTYAAALPDWARRNDVRLMSVPADSGHTAHLYYLRTPTERRRDGLIAHLAAQGISAPFHYIPLDSSPAGFKLGRTPRACVQSAEFSATVVRLPLWPDLTDAQVARVIDAVTAFTV encoded by the coding sequence TTGAACACTGACCGCGTCATCTTCAGCCGCCCGTTCCGGGCGCGCAGGGAACTAGCCAATCTGGAGGCGGTGCTGGCCTCCGACCACAGCCACGGTGACGGGCAGTTCACCGCTTCGGCCACCGCGAAGCTGAAGACCATCACCGGCGCGCCGCACGCCCTGCTGACCACCTCCTGCACCTCCGCGCTGGAGATGTCGGGTCTGCTGCTGGAACTGGGCCCCGACGACGAAGTGATCGTGCCGAGCTTCGCGTTCACCTCCACCGCCACCGCCATGGCGTTGCGCGGCGCCACCTGCGTCTTCGCCGATATCGACCCGGCCACCGGGAACCTGGACCCCGCTGCGGTTGCCGCCGTGATCAGCGAGCGGACCAAGGCCGTGGTGGTCATCCACTACGGTGGCGTCGCCGCCGACATGGCCGGGCTGCTGGAGCTGGCGAACACGCACGGCTTCGCCGTCGTGGAGGACAACGCGCACGGGCTCGGCGGCACCTGGCGGGGCCGCCTGCTCGGCACCATCGGCACGATGGGCACGCTCAGCTTCCACGACACCAAGAACGTGCACTGCGGCGAGGGCGGCGCGCTGCTGCTCACCGACGAGATCCTGATGGCCAGGGCCGAGATCATCCGGGAGAAGGGCACCGACCGGGCGCGATTCCTGCGCGGCGCCGTGGACAAATACTCCTGGCAGGACATCGGCTCCAGCTACCTGCCGAGCGAACTGAACGCCGCCGTGCTGGACGCGCAACTGGACGAGTTCGACACGATCCAGGCCGGGCGGCACCGCGTGTGGGACACATACGCCGCCGCCCTCCCCGACTGGGCCCGGCGCAACGACGTGCGCCTCATGTCGGTGCCTGCCGACAGCGGGCACACCGCGCACCTGTACTACCTGCGCACCCCGACCGAACGCCGCCGCGACGGCCTCATCGCCCACCTCGCGGCGCAGGGCATCTCGGCGCCGTTCCACTACATCCCGCTGGACTCCAGCCCCGCGGGCTTCAAACTCGGCCGCACGCCGCGGGCCTGCGTGCAGAGCGCGGAGTTCTCCGCGACCGTGGTGCGTCTGCCGCTCTGGCCGGACCTGACCGACGCGCAGGTCGCCCGCGTCATCGACGCGGTCACCGCTTTCACCGTGTGA
- a CDS encoding AMP-binding protein yields MVKLSAKDVVGSVQRLMATAQNGLEVIRFGGLTHDVAASPFEVVERRRMYRLRHYFPDDTTTGRPVALLVPPLMVNADIWDVNAEDGAVGILQRGGVDCWVVDFGSPASEEGGWQRDLADHVLAISSAIDTVTEATGSGVHLMGYSQGGMFAYQTAAYRYGKGVDSIVTFGSPVDVVAGMPFGLPYGMVSDVADFLADHVVTRLPITDSMVRIGFQLLDPVKTAKSRIDFLRQLHDREALLPKERQRRFLNSDGWVGYAGPAAADLLKQFVVHNRLMLGGFVIRDQPVSLAELKCPILAFVGEVDDIGQPAAVRGIVRAAPNAEVYEATLVAGHFGLVAGSTATKHTWPLVRQWVQWMNGAEPLPPEIVPMAEHVPNNRPRSAATRVIHTAGTLAEAGTGVGKALEGIANNTVRGSIELAGEAARALPRLTRLGMIQPHTRISLGRLVAEQARRAPQRDLFLFDDRVHSNAAVNARIDNVVRGLVSVGVRPAMRVGVVMETRPSALAAVAALSRLGAVAVLLAPSSELSHAIELTGVETLIADPENLRQAAATGVRVLVLGGGVARELSIPASDRMIDLEQIDPAKVRLPAWFRPDPGQARELAFVLVTGTGDRLETKYITNHRWALSAFGTATTADLNRRDTVYCLAPLHHSSGLLVSLGGAIAGGSRIALARSLDPRRFAEEVHRYGVTVVTYTWTMLRDILDAEVFPTGHRHPIRLFIGSGMPAGLWRRTVEQFEPARVLEFYASIEGDVVLANVTGAKRGCKGRPVPGTAKVELVAYDPLTERILVDGSGFARRCADNEVGLLIGKASEGVDISAGGLRGVFAAGDSWMPTENLFRRDSDGDHWLIDRTDTVIRTRRGPVYGQPIVDVLNDITAVDMEVAYGLDVGDDCVAVAAVSVREGFRLEPEDVTEAVRALEPDQRPDLVYLVDDIPRSPSYRPSTRAVQEAGRPQPGPDTWWYNRASDAYEVLTESRARTLLGD; encoded by the coding sequence ATGGTGAAGTTGAGTGCGAAGGATGTGGTGGGCTCGGTGCAGCGGTTGATGGCGACCGCGCAGAACGGCCTCGAGGTCATCCGCTTCGGCGGGTTGACCCATGACGTCGCGGCGTCTCCGTTCGAGGTCGTGGAGCGCAGACGCATGTACCGGTTGCGCCACTACTTCCCCGACGACACCACCACGGGTCGTCCGGTGGCCCTGCTGGTCCCCCCGCTCATGGTGAACGCCGATATCTGGGACGTGAACGCCGAAGACGGCGCCGTCGGCATCCTGCAGCGAGGCGGAGTCGATTGCTGGGTGGTCGATTTCGGCTCGCCCGCCAGCGAGGAGGGCGGCTGGCAGCGTGATCTCGCCGACCATGTGCTCGCGATCAGCAGCGCCATCGACACCGTCACCGAGGCCACCGGCAGCGGTGTGCACCTGATGGGCTACTCCCAGGGCGGCATGTTCGCCTATCAGACCGCTGCCTACCGGTACGGCAAGGGAGTGGACAGCATCGTGACCTTCGGCAGCCCGGTCGACGTTGTCGCGGGCATGCCGTTCGGGCTGCCCTACGGCATGGTGTCCGACGTCGCCGACTTCCTGGCCGACCACGTGGTCACCCGGCTCCCGATCACCGACTCCATGGTGCGGATCGGCTTCCAGTTGCTCGACCCGGTGAAGACGGCCAAGTCCAGGATCGATTTTCTGCGTCAGCTGCACGACCGCGAGGCGTTGCTGCCGAAAGAACGCCAGCGCCGTTTCCTCAACAGCGACGGCTGGGTCGGTTACGCGGGCCCGGCCGCAGCCGATCTGCTCAAGCAGTTCGTGGTGCACAACCGGCTGATGCTCGGTGGTTTCGTGATCCGCGACCAACCGGTCTCGCTGGCCGAGCTGAAATGCCCGATCCTGGCGTTCGTCGGCGAGGTCGACGACATCGGCCAGCCCGCGGCGGTACGCGGCATCGTGCGCGCGGCGCCGAACGCGGAGGTCTACGAGGCGACCTTGGTCGCGGGGCACTTCGGCCTGGTGGCCGGGAGCACGGCCACCAAACACACGTGGCCGCTGGTGCGGCAGTGGGTCCAGTGGATGAACGGCGCCGAGCCGCTGCCCCCGGAGATCGTGCCGATGGCCGAGCACGTGCCGAACAATCGCCCGCGGTCGGCGGCCACCCGGGTGATCCACACCGCCGGGACCCTGGCGGAGGCGGGCACCGGGGTGGGGAAGGCGCTGGAGGGCATCGCGAACAACACGGTGCGCGGGTCGATCGAGCTGGCCGGTGAGGCGGCGCGGGCACTGCCCAGGCTGACCCGTCTCGGCATGATTCAGCCGCACACCAGGATCTCGCTCGGGCGCCTGGTCGCCGAACAGGCACGGCGCGCTCCGCAGCGTGACCTGTTCCTGTTCGACGACCGGGTGCACAGCAACGCGGCGGTCAACGCGCGCATCGACAACGTCGTGCGCGGCCTCGTCTCGGTCGGCGTGCGTCCCGCGATGCGGGTCGGCGTGGTGATGGAGACCCGGCCCAGCGCATTGGCCGCCGTCGCGGCGCTGTCGCGGCTGGGTGCCGTCGCGGTGCTGCTGGCCCCGAGCAGCGAACTGAGTCACGCGATCGAGCTGACCGGCGTGGAAACCCTGATCGCCGATCCGGAGAACCTGCGCCAAGCCGCCGCGACCGGCGTCAGGGTGCTGGTGCTCGGCGGCGGCGTCGCGCGCGAGCTGTCGATCCCCGCCAGTGATCGGATGATCGACCTCGAGCAGATCGATCCCGCCAAGGTGCGGCTGCCCGCGTGGTTCCGGCCGGATCCGGGGCAGGCACGGGAACTGGCGTTCGTGCTCGTCACGGGCACCGGTGACCGGCTGGAGACGAAGTACATCACCAATCATCGCTGGGCGCTGTCGGCGTTCGGCACCGCGACCACGGCCGACCTGAACCGTCGGGATACAGTGTATTGCCTTGCGCCGCTGCATCATTCGTCCGGCCTGCTGGTCAGCCTCGGCGGTGCGATCGCGGGCGGCAGCCGGATCGCGCTGGCGCGTTCGCTGGACCCGCGGCGCTTCGCGGAGGAGGTGCACCGCTACGGCGTCACCGTGGTGACCTACACCTGGACCATGCTGCGCGACATCCTCGACGCCGAGGTCTTCCCGACCGGGCATCGCCACCCGATCCGCCTGTTCATCGGCTCCGGCATGCCCGCGGGTCTGTGGCGGCGCACCGTCGAGCAGTTCGAGCCCGCCCGCGTCCTGGAGTTCTACGCCTCCATCGAAGGCGACGTGGTCTTGGCCAACGTGACCGGCGCGAAGCGCGGGTGCAAGGGCAGGCCGGTGCCGGGCACCGCGAAGGTGGAACTGGTGGCCTATGACCCGCTCACCGAACGGATCCTGGTCGACGGGTCCGGTTTCGCCCGGCGCTGCGCGGACAACGAGGTCGGGCTGCTGATCGGCAAGGCGTCCGAGGGCGTGGACATCTCCGCGGGCGGTCTACGCGGGGTGTTCGCCGCCGGTGACTCGTGGATGCCGACGGAGAACCTGTTCCGCCGCGACAGCGATGGCGACCACTGGCTGATCGACCGCACGGACACGGTCATCCGCACCCGCCGCGGCCCGGTCTACGGCCAGCCCATCGTCGACGTGCTCAACGACATCACCGCCGTCGATATGGAGGTCGCGTACGGCCTCGACGTCGGCGACGACTGCGTGGCGGTTGCGGCGGTGAGCGTCCGCGAGGGCTTCCGGCTCGAACCCGAGGACGTCACCGAGGCGGTGCGCGCGCTGGAACCGGATCAGCGTCCCGACCTGGTGTATCTGGTGGACGACATTCCGCGCAGCCCGTCCTACCGCCCCTCCACCCGTGCGGTGCAGGAGGCCGGGCGACCGCAGCCGGGACCGGACACCTGGTGGTACAACCGCGCGTCGGACGCCTACGAGGTCCTCACCGAGAGCCGGGCCCGCACGCTGCTCGGCGATTGA
- a CDS encoding family 2 encapsulin nanocompartment cargo protein terpene cyclase, which yields MSVLSRAAAAQATDEVAAAVVALLSNTRTAAPRELLRAETAVAHHDSPRDGRTVAAPRAPLGPSGLGAAALLLPRQRIDLATTPSGTSAGSAPPPRQAPGFPAGPTAPSDGDEFSGGTANFSTADRTSTPDTTPGTGTLSAAVGTTPGAAEISAAGSAPTVAVPTSDAPGSILESGAAGRMPTRSVPRVPTGPTGLGTASTFLGRYGGASPARTVVPPASGTRAERERASNPARVQRGPTELDIATNHDHQDPIPPLYCPPPLRDDPALAAAVNHGIVDWARDIGLYEGRLDELRDADFGRLIMLAHPDCDDPDILLAVAKCAVSEWSVDDYYCEEDADDRAPDGTPSSAEAELGPRLELAAAAMDPVHLPARYAAQLESALDADPILRAFRTSFAHLARYASPAQLARLRTEIAGWFIALGAEAGWRAAGRMPPVWEYLTNRQPHSFLPCMAPTDVVGGYELSAAEYTDPAVRRAVTTAALASQMVNDLYSMAREDLSDGREFNLPTVLAAEERCSRREAVLRTAEVHDELVHRFEREAAPLAAAGSPELRRFLAGLWAWMGGNRAWHAGSKRYSDPK from the coding sequence ATGTCGGTGCTCTCCCGCGCCGCGGCGGCCCAGGCGACCGACGAGGTGGCCGCCGCCGTCGTCGCGCTGCTCAGCAACACCCGGACGGCCGCCCCGCGCGAGCTGCTTCGAGCGGAAACCGCTGTTGCGCATCACGATTCGCCGCGAGACGGACGAACGGTCGCCGCGCCGCGCGCCCCGCTCGGTCCGTCCGGCCTCGGCGCCGCCGCGCTGCTGCTTCCACGCCAGCGGATCGACCTCGCCACGACGCCCAGCGGTACCTCGGCGGGGTCGGCACCCCCTCCGAGGCAGGCCCCGGGTTTCCCGGCGGGGCCGACGGCGCCTTCCGACGGTGACGAATTCTCCGGCGGCACGGCGAATTTCTCGACCGCTGACCGCACCAGCACGCCGGACACCACACCGGGCACGGGGACGCTGAGCGCCGCCGTGGGCACCACGCCGGGCGCCGCCGAAATCAGCGCCGCGGGCAGCGCGCCGACAGTAGCGGTGCCGACCAGTGACGCACCGGGATCAATCCTCGAGTCCGGTGCGGCGGGGCGTATGCCGACACGTTCGGTACCACGCGTTCCCACTGGACCGACCGGGCTGGGCACGGCGTCCACGTTCCTCGGCCGGTACGGCGGCGCGTCACCCGCGCGCACCGTCGTGCCACCGGCGTCCGGCACGCGAGCCGAACGGGAGCGCGCGAGCAACCCCGCACGTGTTCAACGCGGGCCGACCGAGCTCGACATTGCCACGAACCACGATCATCAGGACCCGATTCCCCCGCTGTACTGTCCGCCACCACTGCGCGACGATCCCGCACTCGCCGCGGCCGTCAATCACGGCATCGTGGACTGGGCCAGGGATATCGGCCTGTACGAAGGGCGGCTGGACGAGCTGCGTGACGCCGACTTCGGGCGGCTGATCATGCTCGCGCATCCCGATTGCGACGACCCGGACATCCTGCTGGCGGTGGCGAAATGCGCCGTCTCGGAATGGTCGGTGGACGATTACTACTGCGAGGAGGACGCCGATGACCGCGCGCCGGACGGAACTCCGTCCAGTGCGGAGGCAGAACTAGGGCCAAGGCTCGAGCTGGCCGCCGCCGCCATGGATCCGGTCCACTTACCCGCGCGCTACGCCGCCCAGCTCGAATCGGCCCTCGACGCCGACCCGATCCTGCGCGCGTTCCGCACCTCCTTCGCCCACCTGGCCCGCTACGCCAGCCCGGCCCAACTGGCCCGGCTGCGCACCGAGATCGCGGGCTGGTTCATCGCGCTCGGCGCGGAGGCGGGCTGGCGGGCGGCGGGGCGAATGCCGCCGGTGTGGGAGTACCTCACCAACCGCCAGCCGCACAGCTTCCTGCCGTGCATGGCGCCGACCGACGTGGTCGGCGGTTATGAGCTGTCGGCGGCGGAGTACACCGATCCGGCGGTGCGCCGGGCGGTCACCACGGCCGCGCTCGCCAGCCAGATGGTGAACGACCTGTATTCCATGGCGCGCGAAGACCTTTCCGACGGCAGGGAATTCAACCTGCCGACCGTCCTGGCCGCCGAGGAGCGCTGCTCGCGCCGGGAGGCGGTGCTGCGCACCGCCGAGGTGCACGACGAGCTGGTGCACCGATTCGAACGCGAGGCGGCGCCGTTGGCCGCGGCGGGATCCCCGGAGCTACGCCGCTTCCTCGCCGGCCTCTGGGCTTGGATGGGCGGCAACCGCGCCTGGCACGCAGGCAGCAAACGCTATAGCGACCCGAAATAG
- a CDS encoding glycosyltransferase family 2 protein has protein sequence MPIPPARTRRSGAPATNGDPARPGLDRPHTVSVVVPVYRGEDTIAGLVAELHGLTRTVETPGGITFTVGEIILVHDHGPDRSDMVLQELEQTYAEVRVVWLSRNFGQDAATIAGMSAAGGDWIVTMDEDGQHDPRFISAFLDTALAERADLVYSKPTNTRPHGFLRNLTSRGAKLVLATLFAFPDSTRFESYRLIRGDIGRQLAEVASNGVYLDVALTWVVGAVAQAPVVLRAEGREDSGYNYRRLFSLFWKMVLCSGTRGLRLVSMLGVTLALAGGVMAAVVVFEALTTDHWAPEGWASTIVVLLLCSGAVLFSLGLIAEYLGVALHILVGKPLYLTVETPTPRPAATSELTATTASRGTDRVEH, from the coding sequence ATGCCGATTCCCCCCGCCCGTACACGCCGTTCCGGCGCCCCCGCCACGAACGGTGATCCGGCTCGGCCCGGCCTGGACCGGCCGCACACGGTATCGGTGGTCGTGCCGGTGTACCGGGGCGAGGACACCATCGCGGGACTGGTCGCCGAATTGCACGGTCTGACCCGCACCGTCGAAACTCCCGGCGGCATCACGTTCACCGTCGGCGAGATCATCCTGGTGCACGACCACGGCCCCGACCGCTCCGACATGGTGCTCCAGGAACTGGAACAGACCTACGCCGAGGTGCGCGTCGTCTGGCTGAGCCGCAACTTCGGGCAGGACGCCGCGACGATCGCCGGGATGTCGGCGGCGGGTGGCGACTGGATCGTCACCATGGACGAGGACGGTCAGCACGACCCCCGCTTCATCAGCGCGTTCCTGGACACGGCCTTGGCCGAGCGGGCCGACCTGGTGTACTCCAAACCGACCAACACCAGACCGCACGGCTTCCTGCGCAATCTGACCTCACGCGGGGCCAAACTGGTGCTCGCGACGCTGTTCGCGTTCCCCGATTCCACCCGGTTCGAAAGCTACCGGCTGATCCGCGGCGATATCGGCAGGCAGCTCGCCGAGGTCGCCTCCAATGGCGTCTACCTCGACGTCGCGTTGACCTGGGTGGTCGGCGCCGTCGCGCAGGCGCCGGTGGTACTGCGCGCCGAGGGGCGCGAGGATTCCGGCTACAACTACCGTCGGCTGTTCTCGCTGTTCTGGAAGATGGTGCTGTGCAGTGGAACTCGCGGCCTGCGGCTGGTCAGCATGCTCGGTGTGACGCTGGCTCTCGCGGGTGGCGTGATGGCCGCCGTGGTCGTGTTCGAGGCGCTGACCACCGATCACTGGGCGCCCGAGGGCTGGGCCTCGACCATCGTCGTGCTGCTGCTGTGTTCCGGCGCCGTGCTCTTCTCGCTCGGACTCATCGCCGAGTACCTCGGCGTCGCCCTGCACATCCTGGTGGGCAAACCGCTCTATCTCACCGTCGAGACGCCGACGCCGCGTCCGGCCGCTACTTCGGAACTGACCGCGACCACCGCCAGCAGGGGGACCGACCGGGTTGAACACTGA
- a CDS encoding geranyl diphosphate 2-C-methyltransferase: MTMLNPETGTVLRTSYQKSVAAYWNNNPNDDRVNTKLGEVDGLFHHHYGIGEPDLSVLTGPEDTREERIVTELHRLETAQADFLLDHLGDIRPGDRLLDGGSGRGGTGFMANQRFGCQVDGVTISEYQVGFANDQAAHRGVADKVRFHFRNMLDTGFEAGSMRGIWTNETTMYVDLFELFREFSRLLEPGGRYVCITGCSNDVTGGRSSSVSWIDAHYGCMIHPRGEYFRAMAENHLVPIAVTELTAATIPYWELRTESELATGVEKPFLTAYREGSFHYLLIAADKVGR; the protein is encoded by the coding sequence ATGACCATGCTCAACCCGGAGACCGGGACCGTTCTGCGTACCAGTTACCAGAAGTCCGTCGCCGCGTACTGGAACAACAATCCGAACGACGACCGGGTCAATACCAAACTCGGCGAGGTCGACGGTCTCTTCCACCACCACTACGGCATCGGCGAGCCCGACCTGTCCGTGCTGACCGGGCCGGAGGACACCCGCGAGGAGCGGATCGTCACCGAGCTGCACCGGCTGGAAACCGCACAGGCAGACTTCCTGCTCGACCACCTCGGCGACATCCGCCCCGGCGACCGGCTGCTGGATGGTGGTTCCGGCCGGGGCGGCACCGGCTTCATGGCCAATCAGCGCTTCGGCTGCCAGGTCGACGGGGTGACCATCTCCGAATACCAAGTCGGCTTCGCCAACGACCAGGCCGCTCATCGCGGGGTCGCGGACAAGGTGCGTTTCCACTTCCGCAACATGCTGGACACCGGGTTCGAGGCCGGTTCCATGCGCGGAATCTGGACCAACGAGACCACCATGTACGTGGACCTTTTCGAGCTGTTCCGCGAGTTCTCCCGCCTGCTGGAGCCGGGTGGGCGCTACGTGTGCATCACCGGTTGCTCCAACGACGTGACCGGCGGACGTTCCTCCTCGGTCAGCTGGATCGACGCGCACTACGGCTGCATGATCCATCCGCGTGGCGAGTACTTCCGCGCCATGGCCGAGAATCACCTGGTGCCCATCGCCGTGACCGAACTCACCGCGGCGACCATCCCGTACTGGGAGTTGCGCACGGAATCCGAGCTCGCGACGGGGGTCGAGAAGCCGTTCCTGACCGCCTACCGGGAGGGCAGCTTCCACTACCTGCTGATCGCCGCCGATAAGGTGGGCAGGTGA